From the genome of Neospora caninum Liverpool complete genome, chromosome III:
GGTGCTGACGACGAGGTGGCTGAACAGGACGGCTCGGTGATGGGATCCACGTCAGCACTAGGCAGCGCGGAAGACGGAGCAGCGACAAAACGCAGCAAAAAACGGCCTGGGCGAAAACTTGAAAACCGCCTCAAGCTCCTTGATCAGCAACGTGAAGACGCTGTCACCAATTTCAACGAGAACGAGCGCAAGCTTGAGTCAGAGTGTCGTACGCGGGCTGTCCACGTGCGGCATGAGATCCTGCAGAAAATCACTGACTTTGCCGCCGAGGTAGAATCTAGCGGCCAGCAGCTGGATAGCATCGCAGCTGAAATCGCCAAAGACATCACGCTCAAGTACCaagaagaagtggaggaggTCCAAGAGAAGCGAACCAAACATGCGGCAAGCGAGACGAGCACGGAAGCTTCGGAAGTCACTGAAAAGGTATGTCCACTAACCCAAGGTCGAGAAGTGCCGTTATATCTGAAGCCTGGGCTCTACGCGATCCCTCATCTATGTCAGactcgtctctccttgcgGGCTGATCGCTCCACCATCCAATTCCTCCCACGGCGGTCGTTTACCGACCCCCTCCTGGATCTCAGGCTGAGTCGCTAGAGACACAGCGAGTCTCCGACCTCGTCAAGATCGTCCTGGAGTGGAACACAATCTACTTGCAGGTTCCAGCACCACGATCAATCGCCACAGGTAGTCAGTAGGTCGAAaccgttcctcttctcgaaACTCACACATAGGTTGGTGTCtcggaaaagggaaaagaactCAAAGCCACCGCCGCCTTCCGGCAGGTCTCTTCGTTTATGTGACGGAAAATCTTTTCCTTGTCAGGCCGAAAACGCTGCCTCTGCTGAAGGCGAATTGGACCAGCAAGTTCGGCAGCTGGCGATCGTGCGTTGCCAAAGATTGATTTGTAAGTCGCAGCCTTTGCTGGCCTCCGTTATACACGCCCTTTTTGCTGGTGTCGAGGCCGAGTATGCTTTTGTGGGGTTTGGCTAGCCCCATAAATGAGAGCTGCTGTGCAGGCATAGATGACAGGTTCAAAACGTGCATATCCCGGTAACACCAGATAAACGTGGGTGCATGTAGGTGTAGTTCCATGCCGTCTGGCAGTCCTACAGCGTCgccgtttttcctcgtcctATTCAACTTTGCTTACAAGCGCGTCTGTCTAACTCAGCAAATAGGGGGAGTGTCATTTctgttgtgtctctccgtggaCCGCTGCGACACTCAACAGTGCGCCTGAAGCGACTCGTGGAAAAAGGCAGCAAAGTGGCTCGGAGCCTTTCTGAGAATGCCTCCGCCGGTAAGACTCACAAAGACTCAGGAACGGAAAACTTCGACTCCGTCAAAGCGGAAACCCTGAATGGAAATCACTATCTCATCGAGACTGGCACTGCAGTGGTCCACGGATTGAACCGGCATTGTccagcgagaaaacgcgttaCGCGCCCCCCACACTGTCTCACGGCTCCGCGACCTGCAGCAGGTGGTATTGCGTCGGGGGAGTGTTACGCTGTCGAGCAAATCAGGGACCTTCCCAGACCTACAGCAGCACTGTTGAAGCATTCTGGAACCGGCAGTACGCAAGGCACCTCCAGAGGCAACGCTATGCTGGGAAGGGTTCGGCAGCGCAAGAGGCGACGTTCTCGTTCcaggccgagagaagagacagaagggacgAGTTAGGGAGGTCGTGACTGCTGCTTCGGACGGCTTCCGGTTTCGAcacctctttcctctttgcagagctgcgtcgtctccagaacgaggagaaactcatggaagcagaaaagcgagCTCAGCTGGAACGGGAGTTTGAGCAACacgaacgcgagaaggacgaagcggaaagaCGCCTAGCAGCGTCGCTCGAGTCGCTTCAGGTGCTTGCACGTCGAGAGACCCGTATCGCTACCCGAAAAAAGGGACGAACGCTATCCCTAGCAGTCACAAAAGCATGCCTGCCTGCCTGCGTCCAGCGTAGCTCTAGGAGGTTTTATGTTTCTGGTGCTGGCGAAAGGTGGAGGTATTGTCCGTTAAGGTGTGTGACTTCAGGCCGTAAAAACGTGGTCCTTTTGAGCTGTGGATaccgcttttctctgctcacGGTTCCTTCTGGGGTGGTGCAGAAAGAATGGGAAGAGCGACTTGAGagggccgaagaagagggacgggCTCGGCTGCGCGAGCTTCAGGAGGCAGCGCGACGAGAGTCTGGACGGAAAATGGACGATCAGAACCTCGGAGCCATGAAGCAGGAGATTTTCTCAAGGCATCAAGTGGACGCTGCTCGCTTTGATGATGCTCTCGGTGCCGAGTACTGGAAGCAAATGAATCACCTAAGGGAGAGGCTGCAGGTGAAGATGATGGCCCGGAAGAGGCGAATGGTTGCGGCGGCTCAGGAGCAACTGAGCCTCGAAGGTGACCGTTTGAAGGAAGCAAGGAACGCGTTCGTGGCCCAGCAAGAGGCCGTTAGTTTTTACGACACCGAAAAACAACGTGAGGTACGGATCCTTTACATGTGACAGCTACCCCGAGGTGCACGTGGGCAAAGAGCAGACACCACAGAAAGATGGATTGGAGGGGAATAAGCGACAATGAAACTGGAACTCCGTGTTACATCTGCTCGGTACGTCCATGAGAGTTCCACCACTTCTCTAGTGGTCACGAGGAGTAAGCCATGACCATTCTTGAAGACGGTACGGTAGTGCCCTGTAACAGCGTCGTAGAGACGGTCAGATCCACCCCAGAGAAACAGCCACCTACGGTGGGAGATGAGAACACCTTGATCGTTCCCCCAAAATTGTCGGTGCGTTCATATCTCGATGTTTTCCGTCGGATAAACGGGCAGACTCAAGCTAACACCGGAGGTGCCTCTCTCGAGCGAGGTTGCAGAAAGCTCGTTGCCGTGTTTTCGGTAATTACATCCTTGGAGACAAGACAGTTTATCACAAGTTCACATTTCCCTTCCCAGGTCGTCGTCCGGGTCGGGCGGGCTTGGAGGGACGAAGCCCGTCGACGGGCAGCACAACGGAGGGCAAATGAAGAAGCGGACAACGTTGCCAGAGTGGACGAGGGGACCCAAGAAGCAGACCTGCCGCCTCTTCAGAAACTCCCGACGAATGCTCTCAACAAACGACTTGCCGGCATTCGGTGAGACATCGCTATTTCGAATAGCGGGCGCCACGGAAGCCATCAGTGGATGGCCGGCAACGCGGGCGGTTGACACAAATATGATGCTTTTATGAAAACCTGGAAACATAGCTGCGAATGGCAAACCACAGGCTGGACCCAGGAACCATTCCTGTCGGTGGCACatgtgtgtctttttttgtGTCAGTCGTGCGATTGAGGCCGCGATCGCCGAGATGCGCGGTACTATGCAGTCGATCTCCACGGTGGGCACCCGCCGAAGCACATCGAGACGGCCAACCATCCAACAATTTGAGTCTTTAGTTGACGCGACAGGTGAAATCAATCAGGTGAGCATCAAGCGCCAGACGGCCAActgttcctttcctcctctgggATGCAGAGTCTCCAGTCACACTGAGAGAGCTTGGGGAAGTATTCAGCGACTGAGGATAGCTAACGGTTATCGCTTGCGGGTTCCGCCCTTCTGATTACCTGATCAAACGCGCCACGTGTGTTCTGCCGTTTCATCTTTGTGTCTTCTGGCACACTTGGAAGTTCTCTGATATCCTCCCCTAACACGGCGTGGAAACAAACCCTTGCATTGAATGGAACACGTGAACAACACAGGAGAACCTGGTGGCGCGCTTGGCGTTCATGGCTCAGCGCGGCCGCATTCTTGAAGGGTGGGAACAAATCAACACTACCTTCGATTCGCTTCAGCCGGCTTCATGACTGTCATGCCTTACTCCTGTGAGTCACGTCTGTTGTTTCTGCATCTGTTACATCATTTCCTCACAGCTGATTCGAAACTTGGAGAAGCTGAGTGGCGTCTACTCTTCTATTACACACCCCTAGGAGAACCTGGTGGCGCGCTTGGCGTTCATGGCTCAGCGCGGCCGCATTCTTGAAGGGTGGGAACAATGTCTCGACTCCATGAGTTACATGACGTCCTAACAGGACCGGGATAACGAGACGTTCTGCGCAGCTGCTAGAAGCAAATCTTCTGATTCCAGTGACTGCTAAATCTCCTATGAACCAACACACAACACGTGCCATGAACTTGCAGCCTACTCTCTCGTTTTACGCGCGCCCCCGAGAGACGAGGTTGTCCTGAAAAGGTGGCCGGCAACCTAGCCCCGGCAGCGCAGAGTCCATGCACTGAAAGCGTACGACATACTGGCTTTGAAACGTATTGTAAACCGTTCGCCCATGTGACCACGCCGATTGCCTTTACGTTGTGGTTCTGCGGAGGATTTCCGACGCTTAGCTCGTGAGAGTGTCCGTTGTGTTGTCTCATTAAAAAAGGAATCTTAGTGGATCGCCCCTGGGGGCTCCACTGTCTCTATGTCGCTACTCTGGGAGAACGCTCTTTTCCGAGAAAGAAATGTGCCATTTTAAGCCCTCCAGCTCACAAGCCCTTCGCGGACTCATTTGGAAGTTCTGCGGGCACATCAGTTTACTGGACCGTATATGCACTAGTCCTGGCAAAAACGCCTGAAACGCCTCCTGTATCTGCTCCCACAACGCCGCTAATGCTTGATGGCCTCTTCGTTACTTACCTCACCAGGGTGAACACGGGTGCCCTGGTAGAGGGAAACGACCTCCGTACGATAGCTATGTCTGACCTCTTTCTTTAGCATCAGCCGCATCGCGGCGTTGTCCGTCACTAAATGTACTGGATCATCTTTTCGAAGATTCCTTGTTACGCGGGCTCACAGCGATGCATGCCGCACCCTTTCTTCAACACCCCCCATCCGCGCTGCTTACGCCTCGTCGACTACGTCCCGCAATAAAATTTTACTTACTGTGCCGTGTACCCGATGAGCTATACAGCTGTACCATGTACCTTTTCCATAAGATCGTTGCGTATGCCCATGTGCGTACCAGACTCTTTCGATAAAGTTTCTGACGAAAGGGATCAGTGTTCATGGTGATAATTGTCTTTTCTACGGGGAAACACCGCTTTACAAGTCTTGCTGAGGTCACCGTTCCGTCACGAATATTCTCCGTGATCCCCCACGCTGTAGCGTGAGTAGAAACACAAACGATGCCAAGCGAAAcgtggaaaaaacaaaaccaCGACAGAGATCCATCGGAACGCAGGCCCGTACTTCCAGGATAACAGTGTGCGGGTGAAACATTGCAAGGTCTTTTCATAGGCATTGGCCCACGAAGATCTTCACAAAAAATATCTCCACTTGTATTTCGGAATAGGACGAAGTGCGACGGCGACTACATCCCATTATCTATCGTCTGTGCAGGAGCGTGATTCCCGTTTGTatcctttccctttttgttTAATTGTGCCGATGCCGTGTCAATGGAGACGCACAATGGAAAAGACCAGTGGCCCCGAAGGGACCATCGCTGGACATGGACAAAACATACGATGAAACGCCGTTCAGAACATGGCGCAGTTTGACAATGCGGAAAGCGGTTGCAGGCTGTCTGCTCCGAATGCGCATTTTACGCAGATAGATGCATGGCAAGGCCCATCAAGAAGACAGTGGAAAGTCCCGCCAAAGGTCTTCATCGGCAACCAACCTTTCCACACACCGTATGGGCGCACAAATAAACCTTCATGTTCAAAACATGTTGGTACTGTATTCACGCATACTTCGAATTATTGatatctatgcatatacacatactGGTGTGGCCAGTGAGCTGGAGACGTCCAGCGAAGACTGTCTAATTTCCCCCAGACTGGGAGCAGGCAACGCATCCTCGTGCTAAATACAGGTGTGAATCGACGGACCCAAACATCTCCACTACACGAAGGAGCAGTATTGCCAAACAACTTGCCAACGGAGTAAGAGCAGCATCACGATTCACATTTAATACAGAGCTacaaagatatatatatatatatatatatatatatatatatatatatataagcatgCAAATTGGCATCATGCCGGTTTTCTATGAATGAGAACCAGCGGCAACGCATCATCAGAGAGCCTAGGCCAAGGTGTGTGAAGGGATACACTGAGgacgtcttctttcccttctgcggTGGCATATTCATGTTCGTTGCCTTCCTCATTTCTTGGATCCTCCTCGTCATCACATCTGTTtgtgcgttttcgtcctgGCGACCTGCTATCAATTGTCACAGGTCACCTGTGTGCCCAGTTACTACAAGGAAGAAAGTGAATCAGGGTCCTCAGTAGGACAGAAacgtctttcttccgtcttaTTCTTTCTGCTACCGAGGCCTGGTCTGTGCAAGAGTAGTTTTGGGcgggaaacaaagaaacgACTGTTGCTCATCCTGAACAGAGCGCAAAGAGAATGAGGAATAGTGACAAGAGGCACACGCCCGTAACGCCATCCAAactggaggagagaggaggcctGCGTACTTTGTCTTGATCTCTATCAGATAAAACGCCGCTCGGCCTTTGCGCCCTGGTTTACATTACAACAACAGATTTCTGCTAGAGCGGGCATGCTACTACTAGTCACCACACAGGAACTGCAAGCCTGCCTACgggcatgtgcatgcatagacAATGCTAATGCTTGAAAACCCACTGCAGCAAATATCTACATGAAAACCTGTATCTCTATCAAAGGAGCCTTGGTTAGAATAGACACGATATTATGCACAGTTAGGCCCTGCGAGTTTCAGTTTCGAAACCATGAACGCTTCCGCTTGAGCTCAACTGCAAACGCCTGTCGAAAAAAGATGCGCATATATGTCTGCAGCTAAGCATACAGGATATGTGCTTCCCTGcaattacatatatatatatatatatgtagagagagagagggagagagagaagtgcgTATACGAACTCGTGTAAAGGAATGGAACAGGATGGAAGTGTGATATCTAGGATCTCTGGTTTGCGTGATGTTACATGGCATGCACTCGACGGCTGATACCGGCTGACAGTTTATGTGGTTGCGTACAGGAATGTTGGGGGGAACTTCCTGTGCCTTCGCGCTGGCAAGCTATTTCTCCAGAGGCACGGGAAGACGCACAGTTAGCCTCGTAACAGACTGAGTCCTCAGCGacttcccgtttttctctagccggctcttcttccgacGGCGTTCCTGAGTCTTCACCCTTCTGCCTGGTGGACAAAGACCTTCGAGGAGCCATCCAATCAGACTCTGATCTGGGGGATCCTGACAGGCTTGCCAGGCGGGACACTTCGCCGGAGAATCCCAGACTGCTGCTTTTGATCGCCAGGAAACCCAGAGAAGCGTCCCTACCAAAGTCCAAGCAGCCGCAAAAGTTGACACACAAAAGCGACAAAAGAGGCGTTACAACGGGCTGCCGCCGCGCAATATCCATACCTGCATCACCCGGAGCCACTCGTGTACCACCAAGAGTGAAACGAAGAACGTAACCAAGGGCAGTCCATAGGTCTCCACAGCAATACTGAGACTGTGTATCTGAGTAAACCGGGATGCCGATGATTCAtgtatgcagatatatatatatatatatatatatatatatatatatgtacaaaACTGGTGTTCTGAAAATGTGCAAATCTGTATGCAAATAAGGACACCCCCGTTCTACAGTGCCACTTGTTTGAACACTCACTATGaactcatatatatatatatatatgcctataGGTACAGATCGGCAGATGCCAGTGCTCCTTCTGGTATGACCGAAACACGCATATCCGGCAGGAAGGAGATTCGATGCTGGTTCGATTTTCCGACGCCGGCTTTCCTCTCACCTGAGTATGTCTGCAATCTCGTCCTGTTCGAGTCTCTGCAGGCGACTGGGTGTCGTTGCCAGCCTCTTGTTCTGTCTTGAGTATTCCGGCGGCATTCGCGGTTTCTTCTGCCAACCGCCCTTGTGCCAGTAGCGGTTGGGCCCCCCTTTTGAGCCGCGTCTACCTTCGTCATCTCCGAATCGCCGTCTTTCGCCTCGAAAACCTCGCAGAGGGCTGTTGCCTACACTctgcagcgccgccgccatTCCCAGTGGATGCTGCAGGCGGTGGAGGAGAGCCTCCTTCTTCGactttctttcgtcttcctctcggatCGGCGCAGGCTTCCCCGCAGTGACCTGAAAGCGCcacaggggagagaggaaaagcagaTCATTCGGCGGACATGCAAACGGGCTGATGGGGCGCAGCCACGAGGCCGATGCCAGAGCGAAACAGAGCGACGctgagggagaaacagagagacagcgagagagacgacagacaGCTAAAGAAAAGCAAACTGAGGCGTAATCCGCAGTGCTCAAGAGGAAAGGGGGGTTGCGTTGACGCACGAAttcgaagaagaaaggaggcggaAAAGACACTCTTTTCCTGCAAAAGATGCAACAACGAATCGGGGGTAGACCGACGCGGAGCAGCATGCCCGTCcaagaaaagaggggcgtcgaacgcggagagaacaAAAAAGACAACGCCTCTAGGAGGGGGAGGGGGAAAAcggacggaggagaaaatACGATATGTCGGTGAGGAAAGAGGTGATAAATCAAAGCTGAAACGTTGTTTACCTTCCGATGCGCTGAGCGAACAATCTCGAGGGGGATTCGCGctccttttttttcgcgccgAGCCTCGACATCCCCCTCGAGAATCCACCTGCCAACACCGAGATTCATCAAACTGCATGCCTCGCAATCGCATATCTCCATTTATTGATCCAGTGTCGTCGAACTCCCCATATTCGGACGCAAGTCGAGGGCCGACGCCTCAACAGTCTGTGTGGCATTCGCTACCAGCATTTGTTTATTCGTGTCAAAAGATCAAACTGCATGGAACAGACGCAGACGTCTATCTATCTGCCTATCTATCAATCTGTCaatatatacctatataggtatacgtatatacactTAGACGTatcgtatatatatatatatatatatatatatatatagatagatagatagataagTTTGCATCGACTACTGCAACTGTGCTTCGAGGAAAACCGTTGTTTTCcagtttctctccagcttcaCTTTCTGTTTCACCAAGCATGAAATGCGGAGTCCATGCCAATTCTCCTTCAACGAAACCTGTTCTTTTCCTGTGTTCTCATTTTCCCCCGTACTTTTTGCCTGTGTGGTCCAGGCTGCTCCTACCGGTGTTGGAGTGCCTCGTGTGCGGTTAACCTCTTCTTCGGATCAGGCTCGAGAAGCCCTCGAATGAagcagagggcgagggacGAGGGGCGAATGTGATGAGACCGAAAACTGGAGAACACAAAAGAACGGCCGCACCAACCCTTTCCCCGACAAAATGTTTTCAGGCTCCTTCACATCTCACCTCTCTTAAAACGGCAAAAGCCAACGCGCCTAACCAATATCAAACGCGCGCTCGATCCGCTACCCACAGTACGGATATACCTTTTTGAATCGAGCACTTTCAGCTAATGGGTATGCGTGCCTGCCTGTAGCCACATGCGTCCACatgtacgcatatatatatatatatatatatatataaacctacggagaaagagcggtGAATAGGGATTGCAATGCTGTACGACACGAAACGTTAGAATGAGTAGTTGCGTTTGCCGCAGAGTTTTGTAATGGAACTCTGCTGCGCCGCAGTATGAGCCCCTGGTTTGGGGCTCTCACATGCATGTGCGGCCTATGTGGAACAAGCAAATCTACATCCGCACTGATAGGTCGATACAAAGTAACGGAGAACGAGagcggaagcgacggcggaAGACGTATCGATATTAAGCGGGAGGTAGGTCCGCCTAAATATGGATTCAAGCAATCATACACAAAAAGGGCGATGGACAAATACGCCGAGATAGTTGGATGAATTGAGAGAGATGGGCATTCAAGTGGGAGCGAAACAGGCACGTCGATGCAGTTTCGTAGATTATGGAACAGATTATGGAACAGCGGTGACTTCCCAAATGGCTGTCGTTCACTGTGAGGCGGTTGTCTTACTCAACAGGTTTGTACAAAATGTCGCGTACAATCCGGCCAGTGGTGTGACCATCGTAGGGATATCTTCCGTACAGcatgaggaagacgagaacgccgAGAGCCCACATGTCGGCGGGACAGGAGTACTGGCGGCGCAGGAGCTCAGGGGCGAGATAATGCGGCGAGCCACAGACCTGCAGAAAACgtggaagacagaaaaagagaatccaaaaaaagagaacagcgacaacgaaggcgaggaagagacactaGAGATaaaaagaggaacgcgccgaaagagagaagaaaacgaagaaaggaaaaagaagggcgCATTGAGGTTGGTGATAGGAAACACATGCACGACGACGGCTgtacagagaggaggcgaggacgaagaaacaaaagTAGACGCCCCGCCAGTGAGAACAGATGTGCAGGGAACGCCGGCGACAGCCCCCGAGATAAGTCGAGGTACCTCTGAAAGCATTTGGTCCGGGCGCACCCTCACGGACATGCCGAAGTCGATGAGAATCAGAGACGAGTCGAACGACTGGTCCCGAAACAGGAAATTCTCTGCCTTTACATCACGATGAACGATGTTGAAGGCGTGAAGATATTCCAGGGCCAACAGCATTTGCCTGCTCAACCAAAGAAAGCAaacatgtgtatatatacacatatatatacatatatatgctcATGAACAATCCTACACATACCTACATAGAAGTATATACGCACATACGCACAAAAAGATTCATGCACCTTCCATGTTCCTAGCAGTAAAGATATACGACGtgtggcgagaaagaaacggaaaatgGCGGAGCCTGAGTTGCATTGCACATGTGCCTTAACAAGGGAATACTCGCCAGCAAGCGAATAAGTATTCATTTCGCTGTATTGCCATAAATACGCTTACATgcaggcatgcatgcatgcaactcAATAACCCTTTGGATGTGGAGTGAGTCTGGAGTCATATCGAGGATGGCGAGTTTCGTAGCCGCTAGGGGCATGTAAGTCAGCCCATGCAGACATACGGTGATTTTTCAAGTGTATACTGAGCTTATCTGTTTGCTTTCCGTTCAGGCGCAGGTTACCAGAGGTCACACGCCGTTCCGTGGGTCCATCTGATAACACACCTGCACAGGCGGCTGGCACCATGTTCATCAAAATGTTTCCTCCTCACGATGTGTTCAAACAGTTCTCCTCCATCGCACTTCTCCATGACGTAGTAAAGGTTGTGCTTGTCTTCGTAGGCATCGACCAGCCGAATTATATTCggatgcgagagagacgaaagcagGAACACCTAAAACGCAAAAGCGGCGAATCCACCAGTTTGACTTTGCCAACGAAAACAGCACGCCAGAAGCCAAGCGCCGTTACGTACagatatatgtgtatatatgcatatatgcatctataaAACAGTATGTAAAACGGTGTAATCTGATGCAGAATTAAGTATATAAGTATACACGAGTATTTGCGTATGCGTGTACGCACGCATATCAGCATATCACGCAGATGAAATTCGGAGAAACGGATAGGCACAATGACGACGGTACAGTACAGTTCTGGAGATCGGGAGGGCACTGTTGCATGTACAGTCTCAAATACGTTTCTGCCTGTGCCTGAGGTACATCTTTATCTTGGTATCGGTCACATCTCCAATCCACACAGCTGGAGCTGGCCACACGATACATCcgccgcgagaaaggcgaacaCGAGAATCACGTGTTCTGAAAGGTTTTGACCCTCGTGCATCTCTCTGGTGCGTTGCCTCATCCCGGCGCTTCACACTAACGCAGTCGCAGGCGATTGTGGATTCTACGGATTGGAGTTGAAGCGAGAGCACTGGGTGACGAGGCACACAaatcttttttgtctctcctgtggGTGGCTGGCCGCTGTGCACGGCTCCGGCCCTGTGTCGCCCTCACTTTGGAGGCATCGCTAGAGACTCACTTCTCGTCTGAACATCTCTGAGGTGCTCCAGGCGCCTCGGTCACGCCCGCGCTTCGCCATAACCTTGATGGCGAAGATTTCCCTCGTTTGCCTGTCCACGCATTCGCGTACCTGCCACGACACCCACACGCACAACCCTCAGCGTCGCGTGCTTTCTGAATGGGCCTCAAACGCGCCGAGAAAAGTGCATGCGTCCCCGTGATAAACGGTCGATGTGATCCCCGCCGACAGCCGCCGACCCGGTAGCGAAGGACAGCTTGACGCCTAGGAGCCAGTGTGGGTCTGAAGGGATTCTGACCCcaacagaaaggagacaggtcGAGTCTGCTCTGCATGTCGCGACAGCCGAGTCAGGCTGACGAAACAGACACCgtgcgaaggagacacagacgcactCTGCCACTGCCGGCTGTCCTCACGCCCATCAGAAACGACGGCCGGCGACGGGAAACGCATTCGCGGTCAGGTGTACCCTTGGCAAGTTATCCCGCGCGCGATCCGAGTTGAACGGTCCCCCAGAAGCCGCCTGTCCACCGATCGATTCACAGCTATCTCTCTCAACCGATCAGACCGTTTCTCGGTTTTGCTCTGCTTTTGACTATGCACCATCCGAagatacacatacacatggACCCCACGTCGACTCGGCAACCGTGAACGGAACCCTTAGCCGCGAAactgcgtgtgtctttcaGTCCCTATGCAAGCGCGCATGCCGCGCCCTGCCCCAAGGTATAATGGAAGCCTTTCGACACGTGCCCGCGCCGAAATGCAGGTGAGACGGACTCGCAAATCAGGTGAACACAGCTGTTCGAGAGCCTCACCTCACCGAACGCGCCGTTTCCAACAACTCTTCCGATAACGTATTTCTTTCGGGGGCTGCTTTTGAGTCGCGTTCGATAGCGCCCCGAGGCGCCCTCGGAGGAGATCCTCCGAACCGTCGCCATTGgctgttctccctcgctcgccgcgGCCCCCGCGGGCGCACCCTCCATTCGGGCAGACGCACACCGGCACGCATCGGAGCAGCTTcgaagagcgacgacgaggcggggccgaggaagacgcaggctcACCAGAAAGagccttctctgttcgcgAATGTGCACCCCCCATGAAGTCCCGTCGTCTGTGGCGGGGCAGCGAAATCGACGGGCGTTCCGCGAGCCTATGAAGGCCGCATGTagcggcagagagactcGGCGCGAGACGTGGAGTGGGAAAATGGAACGCCGACTCCCAAAACGCGCGAGTGTCAAAGACTCCGCGTACGTTCTATGGTGTTTGGGGAGTTTGTCGTTTCTGCTTGTCGCGCCAAAGTGACGAGAAAGTGTCCAGAGATGGGGCTTGGTGCTGTCCGCGTCTAGACTG
Proteins encoded in this window:
- a CDS encoding putative CAM kinase (incomplete catalytic triad), with product MEGAPAGAAASEGEQPMATVRRISSEGASGRYRTRLKSSPRKKYVIGRVVGNGAFGEVRECVDRQTREIFAIKVMAKRGRDRGAWSTSEMFRREVFLLSSLSHPNIIRLVDAYEDKHNLYYVMEKCDGGELFEHIVRRKHFDEHGASRLCRQMLLALEYLHAFNIVHRDVKAENFLFRDQSFDSSLILIDFGMSVRVRPDQMLSEVCGSPHYLAPELLRRQYSCPADMWALGVLVFLMLYGRYPYDGHTTGRIVRDILYKPVDFRSHHIRPSSLALCFIRGLLEPDPKKRLTAHEALQHRWILEGDVEARREKKGARIPLEIVRSAHRKVTAGKPAPIREEDERKSKKEALLHRLQHPLGMAAALQSGRFSGFPGDQKQQSGILRRSVPPGKPVRIPQIRV